Proteins from a genomic interval of Kitasatospora herbaricolor:
- a CDS encoding PRC-barrel domain-containing protein, translating into MSSIEIWEFRTTSGHVSGTDLVGFHVEATDGAIGKVDKLSEEVGAQYLVVDTGPWIFGRHVLIPAGTVIRVDQAEKKVYLDRTKDEVKGSPEFERETHDADTGYQERYAGYYGPFYGGPVI; encoded by the coding sequence ATGAGCAGCATCGAGATCTGGGAGTTCCGCACCACGTCCGGCCACGTCTCCGGCACCGATCTGGTCGGCTTCCACGTGGAGGCGACCGACGGCGCCATCGGGAAGGTCGACAAGCTGTCCGAGGAGGTCGGCGCCCAGTACCTGGTCGTCGACACCGGTCCGTGGATCTTCGGTCGGCACGTGCTGATCCCGGCCGGCACGGTGATCCGGGTCGACCAGGCCGAGAAGAAGGTCTACCTCGACCGGACCAAGGACGAGGTCAAGGGCAGCCCCGAGTTCGAACGGGAGACGCACGACGCGGACACCGGCTACCAGGAGCGGTACGCGGGCTACTACGGCCCGTTCTACGGCGGCCCGGTGATCTGA
- a CDS encoding SMP-30/gluconolactonase/LRE family protein, which produces MPRIPRPACAAGIAAAVLALLATSPAIAVAPPLSDARILVHLDLAAGQMPENSAPEPDGSLDVTFLSAHQIARIAPDGGVRILATMPTEEHPNTPLVGFAAATGIARAHDGTLYATYATGTELTGVYRLDCDGTLRRIAQLPPEGLPNGLALDEKAGFLYSADSVLGVVRRIPVDGGEPTVWATGPALRPSGFIGANGIKVHQGAVWVSNTDLGTVLRIPVRQDGSAGPIGTRADGLAGIDDFTFTDAHEDTVLAAVNSADQVVRLAPDGSRSVVLTADDGLTSPTSVAVHRHTVFVTSAAFAPPPDPNVLTARLHR; this is translated from the coding sequence GTGCCCCGCATTCCCCGTCCGGCCTGCGCCGCAGGCATCGCGGCCGCCGTACTGGCGCTGCTCGCCACCTCGCCCGCCATCGCGGTCGCGCCACCCCTGTCCGACGCCAGGATTCTGGTCCATCTGGATCTGGCGGCCGGTCAGATGCCGGAGAACAGCGCTCCCGAGCCGGACGGCTCCCTGGACGTCACCTTCCTCTCGGCCCACCAGATCGCCCGGATCGCCCCCGACGGCGGCGTGCGGATCCTGGCGACCATGCCGACGGAGGAGCACCCGAACACCCCGCTGGTCGGCTTCGCCGCGGCCACCGGCATCGCCCGCGCGCACGACGGCACCCTCTACGCCACGTACGCCACCGGGACCGAACTGACCGGCGTGTACCGGCTCGACTGCGACGGCACCCTGCGGCGGATCGCGCAGCTGCCGCCGGAGGGCCTGCCCAACGGGCTCGCCCTCGACGAGAAGGCGGGCTTCCTCTACTCCGCCGACTCCGTCCTGGGCGTGGTCCGGCGCATCCCGGTGGACGGCGGCGAGCCGACCGTCTGGGCCACCGGACCCGCGCTGCGGCCGTCCGGCTTCATCGGCGCCAACGGCATCAAGGTCCACCAGGGCGCCGTCTGGGTCAGCAACACCGACCTGGGCACCGTGCTGCGCATCCCGGTCCGGCAGGACGGCAGCGCCGGCCCGATCGGGACGCGGGCGGACGGGCTCGCCGGCATCGACGACTTCACCTTCACCGACGCCCACGAGGACACCGTCCTGGCCGCGGTGAACAGCGCCGACCAGGTGGTACGCCTCGCCCCGGACGGCTCCCGGTCCGTCGTGCTCACCGCCGACGACGGCCTGACCAGCCCCACCTCGGTGGCCGTCCACCGGCACACCGTCTTCGTCACCAGCGCCGCCTTCGCCCCGCCGCCGGACCCCAATGTGCTGACCGCTCGTCTCCACCGCTGA
- a CDS encoding ATP-binding protein, protein MRATGWARTLPVASGVRAGRQWVRRHLEELGWTSTAPDTADAVVLIVSELVTNAHVHAGSSADLVLTWDGTCLYVSVHDSSSEAPRPREAGAEAVSGRGMALLEALADNWQTRTGDRGKTVTACFHPPGRPGHRNPETTEAGA, encoded by the coding sequence ATGAGGGCGACGGGCTGGGCGCGGACGCTGCCCGTCGCCAGTGGGGTGCGGGCCGGCCGGCAGTGGGTCCGGCGCCACCTGGAGGAGCTGGGCTGGACGTCGACCGCGCCGGACACCGCCGACGCGGTGGTGCTGATCGTCTCCGAGCTGGTCACCAACGCCCATGTGCACGCCGGCAGCAGCGCCGATCTGGTGCTGACCTGGGACGGCACCTGCCTGTACGTCAGCGTCCACGACTCCTCCTCGGAGGCGCCCCGCCCGCGTGAGGCCGGCGCCGAAGCGGTCTCCGGCCGTGGGATGGCCCTGTTGGAGGCCCTCGCCGACAACTGGCAGACCCGGACCGGTGACCGCGGCAAGACGGTGACCGCCTGCTTCCACCCGCCCGGCCGCCCCGGCCACCGGAACCCGGAGACCACCGAGGCGGGTGCCTAG
- a CDS encoding SigB/SigF/SigG family RNA polymerase sigma factor encodes MSALLTPATFVPPAVAPESVEFRRPTRQEMRAMGKTEARELSDALFERLAGLERGSAAYSYVRGTVIELNMPLVRFVAAGFRHRAAEPDDILQVGTVGLIKAVDGYDHRRGVEFLTYAIPTIAGEIKRFFRDTSWPVRVPRGLQELYLRVIRCSDRLEQRLGRSPEPEELAADLGLDVADVDAALRVGRAYRAGSLDALHDDHDDETGSTLLDRLGDEDGNLTLVDFRESVRPLLADLTPRERTVLMLRFWGGCTQSEIAERIDCSQMQVSRLLAATLGSLRARLEEPAADAPGPGADGLRPGSSDAP; translated from the coding sequence GTGTCCGCCCTTCTCACCCCTGCGACCTTCGTACCGCCCGCCGTGGCCCCGGAGTCCGTCGAATTCCGCCGGCCGACCCGCCAGGAGATGCGGGCCATGGGCAAGACCGAGGCCCGCGAGCTGAGCGACGCGCTCTTCGAGCGGCTGGCCGGCCTGGAGCGCGGGTCCGCCGCCTACAGCTACGTGCGCGGCACCGTGATCGAGCTCAACATGCCGCTGGTGCGCTTCGTCGCGGCCGGCTTCCGCCACCGCGCCGCCGAGCCGGACGACATCCTGCAGGTCGGCACGGTCGGCCTGATCAAGGCCGTGGACGGCTACGACCACCGGCGCGGGGTGGAGTTCCTGACCTACGCGATCCCCACCATCGCCGGCGAGATCAAGCGGTTCTTCCGGGACACCTCCTGGCCGGTCCGGGTGCCGCGCGGCCTCCAGGAGCTCTACCTGCGGGTGATCCGCTGCTCCGACCGGCTGGAACAGCGCCTCGGCCGGTCGCCGGAGCCCGAGGAGCTCGCCGCCGACCTGGGCCTGGACGTCGCGGACGTGGACGCCGCCCTGCGTGTCGGCCGCGCCTACCGGGCCGGCTCGCTGGACGCCCTGCACGACGACCACGACGACGAGACGGGCAGCACCCTGCTCGACCGGCTCGGCGACGAGGACGGCAACCTCACCCTGGTCGACTTCCGCGAGTCCGTCCGGCCCCTGCTGGCGGACCTCACCCCCCGCGAACGCACCGTCCTGATGCTGCGCTTCTGGGGCGGCTGCACCCAGTCCGAGATCGCCGAGCGGATCGACTGCTCCCAGATGCAGGTCTCCCGGCTGCTCGCCGCCACCCTCGGCTCGCTCCGCGCCCGGCTGGAGGAACCAGCGGCGGACGCACCCGGACCGGGCGCGGACGGGCTCCGACCGGGCTCGTCGGACGCGCCCTGA
- a CDS encoding STAS domain-containing protein has product MEPESTASELTVAVRTSAQGVVVRPEGELDHDTAEPLRAALRSAVEEGLGRVVIDCAGLDFCDSTGLNLLLHTRLDAEEAGLLLMLAHPGPMVSRMLDITGVRAVFHIYPSVAEALAAPDL; this is encoded by the coding sequence ATGGAGCCCGAAAGCACCGCGTCCGAGCTGACGGTGGCCGTGCGGACCTCCGCACAGGGGGTGGTCGTGCGGCCCGAGGGCGAACTCGACCACGACACCGCCGAACCGCTGCGCGCGGCGCTCCGCAGCGCCGTCGAGGAGGGCCTCGGCCGGGTGGTGATCGACTGCGCCGGGCTCGACTTCTGCGACTCCACCGGGCTGAACCTGCTGCTGCACACCAGGCTCGACGCCGAGGAAGCCGGGCTGCTGCTGATGCTCGCCCACCCGGGCCCGATGGTCTCCAGGATGCTGGACATCACCGGTGTCAGGGCGGTCTTCCACATCTATCCGTCCGTCGCCGAGGCGCTCGCCGCACCGGATCTCTGA
- a CDS encoding SixA phosphatase family protein, giving the protein MSEDPTRTIVLLRHAKADPKDRTVHPDHERPLTGRGRLDAARTGRWLAGPGPDLGLDQVLVSTSVRTRETWELTAAELPEQPPAVFEPGLYRAGAGELLTLLGRLPETTATVLVVGHNPGFRDLADSLAGRGPEELRERLEHSGFHTAGVAVLSFPGSWADLGPGRASLDAYWSPRL; this is encoded by the coding sequence TTGAGCGAGGATCCGACGCGCACGATCGTCCTGCTGCGGCATGCCAAGGCGGACCCGAAGGACCGGACCGTGCACCCGGACCACGAACGCCCGCTGACCGGGCGCGGCAGGCTGGACGCGGCCCGCACCGGACGGTGGCTCGCCGGACCGGGCCCCGATCTGGGCCTGGACCAGGTGCTGGTCTCGACCTCGGTGCGGACCAGGGAGACCTGGGAGCTGACGGCCGCCGAACTGCCCGAACAGCCCCCGGCCGTGTTCGAACCGGGCCTCTACCGGGCCGGGGCCGGCGAACTCCTCACCCTGCTCGGTCGGCTCCCGGAGACCACCGCCACGGTGCTGGTCGTCGGCCACAACCCGGGGTTCCGGGACCTGGCGGACAGTCTCGCCGGCCGCGGGCCCGAGGAGTTGCGGGAGCGCCTGGAGCACTCCGGCTTCCACACCGCGGGCGTCGCCGTCCTCAGCTTCCCGGGGTCCTGGGCGGACCTCGGCCCCGGGCGGGCGAGCCTCGACGCCTACTGGTCCCCGCGCCTCTGA
- a CDS encoding ATP-binding protein — MLPDTDTRRLVLASGRGALGRCRAFARDALVRWDWPLTGDGERGEVARDVLLVVSELVTNAAQHADGPVELSLTRSAVGLRVEVADCNPEPPVLRRGGDPVLPGGHGLRVVDLLSWSWGSRPHEDGKTVWSEIAAPPADLRPPG; from the coding sequence ATGCTCCCGGACACCGACACCCGACGGCTGGTCCTCGCCTCCGGCCGGGGAGCGCTGGGCCGGTGTCGGGCGTTCGCCCGGGACGCGCTGGTCCGCTGGGACTGGCCGCTCACCGGCGACGGGGAGCGGGGCGAGGTCGCCCGGGACGTCCTGCTGGTCGTCAGCGAACTCGTCACGAACGCGGCCCAGCACGCCGACGGCCCCGTCGAACTGAGCCTCACCCGCTCCGCCGTCGGGCTGCGGGTGGAGGTGGCGGACTGCAACCCCGAACCCCCGGTGCTGCGGCGCGGCGGTGACCCCGTGCTGCCCGGTGGTCACGGGCTGCGGGTGGTCGACCTGCTCTCCTGGTCGTGGGGCAGCCGGCCGCACGAGGACGGCAAGACGGTCTGGTCCGAGATCGCGGCCCCGCCCGCCGACCTGCGGCCCCCGGGCTGA